Part of the Lates calcarifer isolate ASB-BC8 linkage group LG6, TLL_Latcal_v3, whole genome shotgun sequence genome, ctttttaaatgctttaaaatgtgCTTTCAGTCTGTTGGTAATGGACTTCTGGACCACTGTTAAGAGTAATTCATAGTTTTAATGGTCCAGTTCAATTCATCAGTGATGCCGtctcaacaaaaactaaacacacTGAGCATCAAAAATCTACTGgaaggtgtttctgttattttgtccaccccctGTGCATCCTGATATGATAGTATGGCCACTGAGAGTCACTCAGACATTGGTTTCTTTGCGCAGGCGCTTCATGCGTTGCACGTTGTTCTCCATGGCAGTGGGGTTGGTGATCTCTGTGGCACAGCTAGCAGGAAACCAGCCTTTCTCTCCGTCTCGCATTCTCTCCCCATAGCACCAGGCTAAGAAGAACCAGTTTCGATATGAGCACTCTTGCAAGCTTTGATATTAATTGTAATAGACAGGACACTGACTGAGCTGGAAGCTCTGGATTCTAAGTTGAATTACAGGTAGTGACAACCAGggcctcaccttcctctttCCGTAAGACGATGACAAGCTCAGCCTGTTGCAGCCCCAGCTCATCTGGCTCCTTTGGCATGTAGGCTTTAGTGGCCTCATACTGTGGCAGACCTGAAACATATTCCCGTAATGCTATGTGGTGAATAAAACCAAAGCTTTTATGTTAGGTGCAGTATATTTTcctggattttatttttctgttttctgtgtacGTAATTCTTAATGAGTTGGTGTGAAGTCTTAAGAGCCCTGTTGTACTGTAAAAACATATATACTGTCCATCACATTACTTCCTGAGATGTGCCATTTTCTCTGGAAAGGCACACCCTTTGATAAGGATATTGAAtaacagaaatgcacacacacttgaaacAATAGCCATAACACAAACCCACTGCAATTGCTGCCTGTATGAcggttttgtttttaatgtcattgtTGCAATATACCTCATTATCAGGGAGTATCACAAGGGCGTGTTTTTGTATGAACAAGGTCACtgctttaatttgaaaaaataatttgcccatcaatctacactTAATCACAGTTgatcccattcttcctggcaggctaagctgcgcgcctgcgCAATTGTGCACTGCTCTTGCTTTCTCCACGCACAGCAACtactatgtagcgcataaaattaccatgtgcgacagtgtgcacgtctgatgttgctcacagtggtccaaggaattctcagggagtttgtgtgtatgctcagacacgtgaaaaattagggggaacattgctGGCAGGTCTTCTCAAACTCTGTCAGATCTGAGCACGCTCCCTGTCTGAGCTGCTGAGAAGCACCCTGATAGCATGAcactgccaccaccatgcttcacagCAGGGATGATATTAGTCAGGTGATGAGCACTGTCTGGTGTTAGTCAGATATTTTGTTTGGTGTTCTGCCCAAAGGTTAACGTTTCGTCTCACTGGACCATAAAAtcttttttctcatgttttcagAGTAAACAGGCTGTCATACCTTTTACTCTGAGTGACTTCTGTTGAGCCCCTCTACCATAAATAGCCAACTGATGGAGAGCTGCTGATGTGAAGGGGACTTCTGAGGCTCTGTTAGACTGACTGATGGGTTCTTCATCACCTTCCTGACCAAGGCCCTTCTTGCCAGGTTACTTAGTTAACTCTAGAAGAGTGCTGGTGGTTCCAAACCTCCTTCtatttcacaattattgagTCCACTGTGCTCCCACGAACACTGAAAGCTGTAGAAATAGTTTTATACCCATGCCCTGATCTATGCCATACCACCATTTTATGGCTGAGGTCTAAAGAGTTCCCTGGGCTTATGGTCTGGTCAGGGTTCACACAGATCAATATTATGTTGAGAAATAGGTCAAAATCCTGGCAAAGAAGGGAGCATTTCAAATAGATGCAGACTcatttgaaatggaaaatgaatgtgaaccaTCTGTTTTCTGAGCAACACACTGCATTACCCAACTGTGTAATGAATGATTTACACATGAAAGGTAAGGGACCAGATCTGTCATTAGTTGTCACTTTTAAAGATTAGACACAAACATACTGAAAATGATGGTCAAACTCAGAGTTAACTGCATATTTCAAAGCACGACACCCTTGGTAAATAAAGCATGCTCACTTACCATCTTTACAAGTGAAGACACCTGCCTGCTTGTGCTCTGTAAGAGCAACTATCCAACGTGCCTGGTCCACCCTTGGCAACAGAGACCAAAAAAGCACCATTAAATACAATCCCACCCCACCCGGTATAGTCCACTGTACATGTGATAAGACCAAAAAAGTCTGTTTCTTATGAGTGAGCTAAACGTATGGGAGCATTTTGGACTGGTATTCAGACTTCTGTCAGTAGAGGGAGCCAGAGATGACATATCAGATGTGGTTTCCAGATCATGCACGGTAATGcaattttgaataaatcacgACAGGAACAAGTTTCCCAGAGGCCAAACTGTTACTGTCTACAGATATAGCAAGACTATATTTGCATAAATCATTTCCAATGTAAATTCCCACTTGAGAGATACTAACTGAACTAATTACGGTAGATACAGGACACAGCTGATTgacagtgagagcagcagtACCTGTTCTCGGCCACCAGGGAGATGTGCTCTGATCTCCCCTCGCTGTTTTTGCTcatctgcagtttaaaggaaaGATGGTGGCTGGAGCTGCCCTTGGCAGGTGAAGATGTTCGTCCCTCAGCCTCCTCTACGACCTCCACCTCCACATTCTCCAGAGTGGCATAGTCCATCACCACGAAGCTCTCCTCACTGGATATACACGACAGTTCTTACTCATGTAGCAATTTTTAGCTCATGCTTTTTAACCAGATCcagacacattcacagaaaTAATGTGACTGTAAATGCAGTTTTTGCACATTATAGACTAGCTGAACCCAGCTGCAGTTTTACTGTGTATGTATaaatttacacacatacacacaaaaagcaaaacaaacccCATTCCTTGGCTATCTGCTGACAGGATTTCCTACATTATAACCCGAAGACTGGGTCGCAGTGTCGACTTAACAACCCTCAAAATGACTTCAGTGTTGTGGGTCACTCCCTCCTCTGAGCTGACATTGTTTGGTTCCTCCCTAACTCAAAACAGAAAGCTGTAGTCAGTTGAGCTGACATGCTGAATGCAAGATTGAAGAATCTCAAGTATGCATGCACCACATCCAtactctcctttctctgtccccttcctcccctgtcctctctctctgtttctcatgtTCCCTGCCGACCAGCAGCTGGGCCTACTTAGTATCCACAGGAGGCAACAGGAAAGAGCCGCAAAGTTCATGAAATGCTCTATAAAGTGGTTGTGATTCTGAACTTTGTCTTCTCTAGCCCCAAGTTTAGTAGATTCACAACTAGGTTTGTTCAGTGAAGGAAACTCTAAGGTTAGAGAATCACAGTACAATGATTATTTTGACATCCTGGAGAATATTTACTGACatttctgtgatttaaaaatgcatcagatTTGTAAAAGGCCCTTTTCCACAACACGTTATTTTAGAAATTAAGAGAATAATATTCAAAACGAACTGACCTCTTCTTCTTGGTAACGATCAGTACATCATTGAAGAGAAACAGGTAGTAGCTCCTGTTGCTGAAAGCCCTCCAGATGCTGAGCTCCTCGGTGCAGATGGCCAGCTCGCCGCGCTTTTTCAGCCACCGCGATGACGACACCAGAGGAAATGGCTGTGAGGACAGAAGGTTTATCAGTTTAGCACTCTggaacaagatgttttcttctgtATTAGATCTGCATTATTGCTACACGAAGGGAAGAAGTCTCATAATGTTCTTTGCTGATCATATTCACACCCACAGCCAATATTTTAGCCATTTTCAGCGTTCAACCCTGGGAATTCTACATTGACTGTATTCTTCATGAAGGTGTTTGTGCAGAAACATATGATCAGCTCTTACCTTGATTTTACCAAAATCCATTTGTTTCTGGATGGTGTACatctgctctgtcctctccatcCGCCTCGCTCCATCATTGCAGCTCGTGACCAACTGTCAAGATATTCATCACAACAAAGACAATGATGACAATGAAGACAAAACATCAACTTCATAATCCACTTTCATTTAGTTGGAATTGGAGATTCATCATACGGACAAGCTGATCTCTGCATCTCTACCTTGCTGATGGCGTGCAGTGcccaaacagcagcaaagtaCTCCGCTGTCCTGTCTGGAGTTTTTTGGCAAATTGTCTGTGAGGAGAAAACAGGTATGAAAATACCAGTTATTTACTTCTGTCAGCAAATAAACTGGCAGCACCACTGTAGATAACATCAGTTTAAATATGGGTGGAGTATTTAGATAATATTCTTCTTCATAGAGGTGTAAGTTTTGAACTCAAACCATAAGACAATCAAAACTTTATAGGGgtttacaacaaacaaaatgtaactcattgtgtgtaaaacaaaaataggAAAGGGAAGAGAAATCTAAATATACTGAAGGAAGAATGGGACAATTTGTGTGAACTAAAATGGAAACCTCATGTTCAGCAAAGTGTTGTTACTGAGGCAATTCATTAACATATATTTTGCTCAATACTGAGCCCATCCTGGCAGGACTGTCATAACGTTTTGCAAAGAGATCTCCAGGTTGATGTTCCATGTTTGTGAGTCCTGCCTTTAGAAAAGGTCAGATACCTGATCCTGATTCTAAGCACTTCTGGCAAAAAAAAGCACCTCATTCTCCAAAGCGACACCTGCTGTGACAAGGCATTGCTTCGTTTTTATGTTTGAGAGCTGCGCTTGAAGGAAAGGTTGTACTAACAtccagcagcagtggcagtCTGGTTACTCGCTGCATGGGAAGGATGAGGAAAGAGAGCATGGGGAGGCCTCCGCATTCACTGCTCGTTTCAATTTGCTTCAGGGTCTCTTTGAACGCACTGTTGCTGGTCCTtagagacacaaagaaaacgGAAGTTTAGCCCATCCTGCTATGTCACTGCAGAAAACTCAACAGCACGTTACAGTTTGCTCTGCTACtcacagcagcctctgcagtgtCCTCTGCTGGAAGGTCTCGTTGGAGCAGTAGACAATGTAGGGCTCAAAGTGGTGGGCAGCGTGGTTCTGAACAATATCGCTGATGTCCCGAATCACTGGGTTGTCATAGTGACGCCGTTCAAGGTCCtcaaaaaacctgaaaatggagagagagggggaggttAGCAAAGAAGTGAGAGGACTATGTTTTTCCTCCCACAGACTAATTACCTGAGCAGGatacacacagctgtgtgaggACAAACTATGTTCAGTCTGAACTGAATGTGATAACTTAGGTATTACATTTCAGGCTGTTAGTGCACTTGCACCGTCAGTGTATAAATGATGATCACTGCCATGACATTAGTAACATTTCAAGTCAGTCATGACAATCTAATTAAGTAGGAACTTAATACTAGAACCAATCCAGGTTGGTCAGATATACATATTGTACTAGAGCCTGTTTATATTAGTGTGCCACGGTGGAAAGTTATGTTTTCTGTAATGTTGTAACTGTTGAATGACTAGAAGAAACTGTTTTTGAGGCTGTAATTTCTGACATGAAATGAATTCCTCAGtgcatatgtgaaaaatgtgaacttCAGAAAATTCTGTAGGCACACAGACTGAGAATTTCAAGCTTCCAATATACTAACACACTAAACCTATGTAATTTTATATATCACACAGATCCAGGTGGTCTCTTCTGACTTGAACGACTTTCAGCCCTTCCCTTGCAAAGTGGCCTTTTAACATAAAGGCGTAAAATGATACCTAAACAACAACCCAACCCAGGAAGCCACTATGGaacacagatttacacacacagatactgtaaGTCAGATTTCTCTGCCCTCTAGTTTCACAGATCCTGTTTTACTTGGAAATAGACAAGAGgatcaaagacagacagacactatctattttcattcaaaacaaaacagccagCAATGAACAGGCTGCTCTCGAGCACATTATCATCATAAAACCGTGGAATACCACTCAGAGCAGCAAGGCAGCAGAACCAGTTTGGCTAGCATGTTTTAACATGTTGATGAAGCCCACAGGATAGAAAGACATGCTAAGGGCAAATATTCTATTTTAAACTTTAAGTCAACCCCACAACCCACTTTTGTCACTTGAAACTGCATATCTGTGAGAATATAACATGActatatgtttaaaaaaacacaaatatgcagCTAAAATCTGTAAAGTACAGCAGATCCTCTATACAGATAAACCAACAGCCCTGTGGACTGTTCACACACTGATAGCATCATCAGATCCTTTTTTACAAGACGGCCAACATTCCCCACAGCTAGTTTTTCATCgccctctcacacacatacacactcaagTAAGTCTGTAGGAGCGTTGTGCCCACCGTTGGCTGACTTGGTGGATGACGGAGATGTTGGAGAAGAGGTGATGGTGCTCTGTGGTCGTCATAGTTTTCCTCAATGCTTCGCTGTTCTTGAAATGACGCACCAGGATACCCAGGCTGTGCAGGTACGAATGCTCTGAGGTGATTATCTCAAAAATTGCCTGTCAAATGACCACACATACCCAAATGAGTACACAAGTGGACATCGTGAATCATgtgctttcatttcagcttcgacttttaaaaaggagaaactCATCCTGTGTTATTTTGTCATGATGCCATGTCAGTTTTTCATTGACTTTTTCCTGAACCCATTTTCCTTCcccttgttttttctcttctgtgtgattttgtgatttcctacatttcccagaattcATTTCCAGCAAAATGGCCTCTAATTTTTGCATTTAGCTGTAGGTTTTCTGCTTGGCAGTAGGAGCAACATGATAATGGAGCTCTTCAAAATCAACTGTTGGTGGAGGATTCTGcatctctgctctctttcttgACAAATTTCTCCCTGTGTGTTGAATATTGGTGCAAAATGGTGAATCTAGGGTTTGATACTAGATGACACAAAAGTCTGAAGACTCCATGGAAACATATTCTCTTTGTGCTGCAGAGTAACTGTTTGCCAACTatccaaatgaatgtcaaaAATATACCAGCAGACAACAAAGGAGCTCCAGAAATGGTTGACAAATCAGCAGCAGTTGTGTTCGAGGTACAGTGGTTCTTCCTGTATAACAGTATAACTATTTTGTAATGGTATTTGCTAACCTCCACTGTTTGTGGTCAGGATCTTAGGTGAGCTATCAGGTGGTGATAACACACCTTCCACACTCCTGTAATGCTGCAGTGACTGATAAAGGGCCAAAGAGCATTAGCTTAACTAAATAAAGAACACTACTTCCCTGAAAATCTCAGGCTAGCATTAATGTTTCAGACTAAAATCTAAGAATTTCAGaactgtatttgtttgtgaATGGTGAAACTGTTAGAGCTCCACTCTGTTTGAGCTAAAGAAGGGTGAGTTTTTCactgttgagatatttctgaCATTACAACATACCCAGAGGACCAGTTGATCTTAGCTccccaaaacaaaacttcaCCCAAATACTTTTACATCCCTAAAAACATAGAATTAAACCTGCCACGGAGAGCTACAAATCTGGAGCTCACTGCTTCAGTAAAACTAGACCAAAAGGTACAAAAGAGCGAGATGAGCACCTGCTCAGGAGAGGCCCTGAGTGTGATTACACAGGCAGGGTGTGGCTTTATTCAGGGACTGTAATGCACACAGGGTGGACCTTTGGTATTGACACAACATCTGCTGCTGGCAAAGACACATTACAAAAGGGGAAATCCAGCCTTAGATGGTGTTACACTACGTAGACGATATCAGACTGTGATATTCAGTTGCTTCATGGAATTACTTTGTAATGAAATGTAACTGGCTGTGTGGTTGTGTCAAAACCTGTTCCTGtatccttttttgttttcttcttcatttcctAGAAAGCTTTTTTGACAAAACCTCCAAGAATGAGTTTCCAGACAATGTTGGCAGGTCTgggattgaaaaaaaaaaaaaactggtagCAGATGTAATGAGGATATGAGGATGCTACTGAATTGCAGCATGGGAAATGCTGTTTTTGAGGGACTAAAATTCCAGGTATCATGGCCTCTGTTGCTATTTCTTactgttcttttttaaatctgtcttttatAAGTTCTCTCactttatggaagtgcaacACTAAATCATTGGAGAACCCAATAATAAAAAACTATTAATGATTACTCCTACAGATTTTATTATTCCAGCAACAGTCTTTATTGTAACCacatgctgcagctgttttcctctctaGCTcaatgcagaaacacagaaaaaaactgaggatataaacagaaactgaacaacagtgctgaaatgattttttagcacaaagcagaaaatactattttgttttgtgatgaAGCCTGGTTTTCTAAAGGTGCATGTAACATGTTGATGCACTAATATGTgcattaatatttacattttcttacaAGCCATTGTGTTTTCCTACAGATATTTTATCACTGCCATAGAGCTGCATAAGAGCAgtcctgctttctttctttcttacatCCAGATAAATGACATTTCTGCACACTTTGAGATGCATGtaatgtatgcacacacagacacacacacacacacacacacacacatacagacacacagacacacagacacacacacacacacacacacacacacacagacacacacatttacctcttgtctctttctctcctgcgGTGTAATCAGTGTCAGGATACCTGTGTCCTTAACCTTTgttaaagacacaaaaagaaaccaACGTTAAGCTCTTAGACTGGGctataaagtttattttgaagatgataaaaaaaattatttaaaaaatctcaacaCCTCCAGCCTGTCAGACAAGCTCAGTGGATATTCTGACATCTAGAGCAAACAACACAGGGCCATGGAGTGTGGGAATTAATGCTGCAATGGGAAGATGTACTGTAAAAGCTTTGATATCGTTTTCTGAAGCCTGACATGCTGGCTGTCCGTGCTCTCTGTCTAAGGAAGTGGCTGAAATGGATTTATGGACATCCACACTTGTTTAACTGTTACTAATTCAAGCACCTTCTCAGAACTTCGAGGCTGCACTTGATTTTGTTTCCCTCAGTGCTCACACGCTGTAAGTCAGGACAGTTAGAGGTTTACCTGTGGCAGCTGGCTCCAGGTGAGCTGCGCTGGCCGGTAGCTCTTCACCACGATACTCTGGTCCTCCACAGGAGGCTCCACCACCACAAAGTCATCCAGCAGCTCGTCCTGGTTGGTGGAGTGTAGGCCTCGCTCACGGATCTCCTGGTAGAGGCGCGGAGTAGCTGAGGAACATCAACAAACATCACTGACTACCAGAGTCTGAGTGTGGGATGGTTCTGCAGTTTGGATCTACATGACTTTTCACATCACACAGAGAACCTTTGTCATAACCAGAGAAACAGGGAAAACACACTGCCCATCTAAAATGCACACTAAACTGAAAAATTTCTTACATAATGAGCCAATGCATTCAGAAGTCTGTTGTTATGGACCCATAAATGTGCCTGATGTACTGAAAGAAGGTAATTGTAGGTATTCTGTAAAGCGTGAGAAACAAAATGCTAAAGCAGAGTTGGAATCTGTCAGTTCATAATAACATGGGCCACTTTGAGAATTGTAGCGTGGGAGGTGAGAATTTATCTGTTTGGAATAAAACTCATAGTGAGTTTTTTAAATGCAGGTTTCTGCCTACAGTGTTTCATTACCAGAATAATACAGAGACCATTCATTTGAACAGTCCCCGGTGTGATTCTCTGCTTGTTAAACATGCAGGGAAGAGTAAGTAAGGTaagtaaaacaaattaaatggtCTTCTTAGATGGCCGCTcttgcattttacatttttagaagAGGTCAAAAGATTCCTCAATGTGTTACCTTAGTGTTAAGTGCTAAGTGTTAACTTAAATTTACAAAATTAATTTTGACATCTTTATACTGTTCTTACATAGCCTTTGTGCAGTGATACATCAGCTCTGTAAAAGGACAGACAATTCCTCAACATATACTTCCACATGATTACAAGTTCACATAAATAGAATTGAAAAATCACAGTGACTGTGTCTGTAGGCAGGGGACAAGTATCCACCTTCAGGTTTCAACAGACAGCATGCTGGGAGTGTTCACAGTGAATGATTTCCTGTTCGGCCCTCTCCTGTTGCCTTAAGGGATCTTTTCTGAGCTGTGTCATGGAGATTATGGTATCCACATTTCAAGTCCAGCTAGCCAgtaaacattttcattacagaGATACAATATAAACATAATTCATTTGCAAtccagtaaaaaacaaaaaaaaaccaaaacaaaacaaacaaaaaaaaacaccaaacattgTTGTTATTTCCCAGCTATTTGTAGTCATGTAGTCAAATTTAGAGCAGTGACACATTAGTGACACATTAGTGAACATACCGTCTTTGAAGGATCCACGAtggttttgtttcctctttctccccAGGGTTCGCTAGAGGAGAGACAGCAGTGTAGTCTGACATTATCACAGTGGAATACTTATTCATCaatgattgtttgtttttctaatctTCTTTTCCCCAAActtctcattctctcttcagcactgcctctctctttcagtccttaaatgttgtattttttaatttgaatcTGGGAAAAACCCTGTGAGGACTTACTCAACACTGGTACTGGTCTAGAAGATAGGAAACAGTTGTCATCATCCCTATGACTAAAGGAGAGTTTGACAGATGTCACTGCCAACACTAATGGCTATGCTGGCTGTGACCTATCAGactatttgaaaaacaaaactgtattaGCGGAAACAAAACTGTTTCATCAATCAACATCAATCTATCATTAGGCTGTTTGGGTTCAAATCAAAGAATGTTGCAGTTCCTCCAAGATTTCCAAATAAATGCCAACTACCTAtcacattacatttaatttctaTACATTTATGGTAAGTTTACTGTGTACAACCTCAGCTTCTTGGTATATTCACCTTGCGTCCCGGGCTGCGAGCTGGACTAGGACTGGGTGCTCTGTTCTCTCTGACAGGTTTCAGTGTGGTCGTACCCCCTCGTCCTGCCGCCATGGCTTCAATATCCAGGCTGGTCACAGCTGCTCTGTATGACTTGTTCCTGCGGTTCCTCCTCAAAGCAAAACCACCTCCATCACTGTCATAATCCTCCCAGGACACATCTGGCCCCTGGGTCGAGTGTCGGCTCCTGGTCCCACTGCTGGAGTGTTCCAGTCCTATTGGGAACGTCACCACGGTGGTGTGGTGGCGGTTTTTAGGCCGGCTAGTCATGGCTAAATTCTTGGGGATGAGCTGCTGGGTGCCGACCTTCAGCGCTGCAGGACTCTGGGTGCTCAAAACCACCTGCTGAGGTACCACAAGCGTGTCTACTACATCTTCCTTGGGTGTGGTTGTTTCAGACTGGGGTGTGGAGGGGCATTGTGGCTGGCAGCACTCATCACCTGGCTCATATATATGTAGTTCTGTGGAGAACTGGCTCTCCAGAATTAGAGGGACATGGTCGCCCACACAGCTGTCTGACTGGCTGTCGGACATGGTGTTCTCCTGCCGTGACCTCGGCCCGGTCTACTGAGAACTCCAGCACCTACAACATTGGAGGAGTctgggtggggggggtggacACAGCTTTTACATGAACAACTAGTAGACATAAGTTCAAACTATGAGcagaaaacatacataaactTCAATGGAGACGAGGGAAAGGCTCCCAGATCTCTTCCCATCAAAGAAGGGAGACTAACCCATGATCAAATTCCCTGCTCATATAGAGCAGAGCAGCCAGTTGTGTCAGTCCTCAAACTCATATCAAGGGATTCAACCCGTGACTCACCGCTCACTCCTACTCTGCACTTGTCCACACAAAAGAACATAAAGACCTGCTCCAACAAATCTGTGCACCACAGAAactacagcaaaaaaaaaacgaaTGTACACTTTTTCCCCTGATAAATACTCTTGATGTGCCCTGTGCAGAGATTGTGAGTGCAGACGCACTGGGACGTTATTATGCGAGCCTAACCCTTATAAACATATTATAGTGGTAGTCTTAAAATGACATTCACAACAGACAGTAATTAATTAGCTTTAAGTGCGGGTTTAAAATATACAACCTACCGttataacacacacagcagaatcaATCAACagcttgttttttctgtgttcagtcGCAGTCTGAATTTCCAATAACTTCTCCGCCTGAAAGACGGATTAGggtgggagaaaaaaatgtccGCCTCACATTCCCATGGTTCATAACACCGAGGTGACACGCAGTTCAGCAAACACCGAGGCTGTTTAGTCGTCTAACAGCTGTCTTACCTGTGTGAGGTGAGCTGACAAACAGCAGGCTTCCTTCTTAAATGTTATCACAGATCAGTCTCCGAGTTGTCTGAGGGCTGCTGTCCTGGTGCGCTGAGAAGTGCAGCTTTAGCAGCAGCTGTAGTCCTTCGCTCCACTATGTCACATATTTCTCCTTACTCactcacttcctcctctgtttgctGGCGCCCATTAAGCCGCGCTGCCTACGTCACTACAGGTGAGTGTCAATCAATCATAGAAAAGCGCCAATTTAGATTCAAGCAGGTAAAGGCATGCGGCCACAGGAGAGACTTTccacaggagagagagactttaATATTTGGATTTTACAGCGTTTCAACATGAAGCTCGACCAGTTCTCAATCAAATGCATTAAAACTTAAAGGTCTGACCTGTGCACAGCTGTATTCCTTAGGCAAGTACGCAAGGATAATATGTTCTCTATAAAAAAGTATCTTCCACTGTTTTTCTACTATGTTTCTTTCATTCTAATATTTATTGACATTCTGTCTATATCAATGGCGACAGATCTTTGGCGCCTTCTAGTGACCAACAGTAGGCATTAGCTTATGATCTCGTGTATGGAGAGAATGCATGTTAAGGAAAACTCCCCTGTACAAACAGCTAACATGTCCTTCccaaatttcagttttgtggtTGGAGCTTTCTTTTCACAAGGATTCATCAAAAGTAGCAACCAATAAGTCTGTAGGGCTTACTTTATTAGttacttaaaaaacaaatgtgtgataccttcttccctcttttttttttctttttggctctatattGCATTCTTTTAAAATCTCATTCTGCCTTCAAGTTGTGATGTGTGATTGTGCATTAGAGTTAAAATCCACTTTGTACAATCCgcattcagtttttaaaagcttaaataaATCCCTTCATAACTCAGTCCAACATAGCAGCACCAGAAGAGGCTTCAAAAATCACCACAACCCAATCAACCTCAGCAAAAGCTGAACATTATAAGCCTCAGGTATCATTTATTCatgggatttttattttttattttttatttattttttttatttttattgttgcaCTACTCTAGTGGATTTTATTGTACACGTTTTCTGTTGgaggcaacacaaacacattgtgaACTTTGGtgattaaagatttattttcttcattttcaacagTCTGAAAATATACATGAATTAGCCGATGTTCTAGTCAAGCAAGGCTGAGACATGTAATATAATGCAATAAGGAAacaatgaaatgacaaaattctAAGAGGGTAACTATATacagaaattatatatatagataaggtatatatatatatatagaaaatcAAATGGCAATGACGTTTACATAATTTTCAATTTCAACATCATATGGCATCCgatgaaaatgaattttaataTTTCCAAATGATTCCCCAACCAGGATCATGTCTTTCATGAC contains:
- the arhgef16 gene encoding rho guanine nucleotide exchange factor 16 — protein: MSDSQSDSCVGDHVPLILESQFSTELHIYEPGDECCQPQCPSTPQSETTTPKEDVVDTLVVPQQVVLSTQSPAALKVGTQQLIPKNLAMTSRPKNRHHTTVVTFPIGLEHSSSGTRSRHSTQGPDVSWEDYDSDGGGFALRRNRRNKSYRAAVTSLDIEAMAAGRGGTTTLKPVRENRAPSPSPARSPGRKRTLGRKRKQNHRGSFKDATPRLYQEIRERGLHSTNQDELLDDFVVVEPPVEDQSIVVKSYRPAQLTWSQLPQVKDTGILTLITPQERKRQEAIFEIITSEHSYLHSLGILVRHFKNSEALRKTMTTTEHHHLFSNISVIHQVSQRFFEDLERRHYDNPVIRDISDIVQNHAAHHFEPYIVYCSNETFQQRTLQRLLTSNSAFKETLKQIETSSECGGLPMLSFLILPMQRVTRLPLLLDTICQKTPDRTAEYFAAVWALHAISKLVTSCNDGARRMERTEQMYTIQKQMDFGKIKPFPLVSSSRWLKKRGELAICTEELSIWRAFSNRSYYLFLFNDVLIVTKKKSEESFVVMDYATLENVEVEVVEEAEGRTSSPAKGSSSHHLSFKLQMSKNSEGRSEHISLVAENRVDQARWIVALTEHKQAGVFTCKDGLPQYEATKAYMPKEPDELGLQQAELVIVLRKEEAWCYGERMRDGEKGWFPASCATEITNPTAMENNVQRMKRLRKETNV